The Quercus lobata isolate SW786 chromosome 4, ValleyOak3.0 Primary Assembly, whole genome shotgun sequence genome segment ATATTAATCAGATAAACTGTACATGTAGCATTCAGAAAAGCAAGAATACAGCTTTTGCATATTGTTTCTTCCATCAGAATGTTTagcttaataattttttgaaaaataaacagCAAATAACTAGTGTTTAACATCGCCTCCAACATAAATGAGACAAACCTAATGGTCACCATAACTGAGACAAACCTAAATGCTACCATCAGAGAGCATATTACAGCCACAATATCTTGTTCTCATAGTCAATACCACCTCGACATTACATCATACATTACGAGGCAGCAATGGCGAACTACTGCGGCTGCTGTTGCTACTGCTTCTTCCTTTAATGGGCCTACACATAAGCAAGCTTTCATCAGAACAAACCCAAATATAAATGAAAGCATGAAACATTTAAAGCTGCAAACACAAGtactaaaactatatatatagatcCAACTTTCTATTCAATTGTGGGATCCAGGCAGTCCGGGGGGACCACCATGGCTCCTCTCTTCTCGAGAATCCATACATCCCTCATCAGTATAAGGACAACTATCTCTCGAGCACTGGTTTAGGTTTGGCCTCAAtgggaaaataaaatagagaaccTAACAACATATCTTCACAGACCAAGAActacaatatataaatatatatatatatatatatatatcaacaaggAACCTAATATGATATGTGTTAAAGGAATCAAGTTTACACTTCAGGCAAAGTCAATAGAGGAGAGAACCTAGTTAGGAAATTGTTAGTCTATTAACTAACTAGATGTCTGGCATGCACCATGTGTGAGTACCATGAATCacaaaatttctttattaaatttatttgagtTGCTAATTCCCTTCTCCACAATTTTTGGTCCTAACAAGATCCCATTGCCAAGAAAATCTTGGAAAGTGGGAGATATAAATAacttgaaataataaaaatccaaatccaaattattGTCTATACAACTATATCGTCAAAAGTTGAGATGAAACAGACTTCTACTATCTCCCATTAATTTGGGGATAATGGAAAAGGGAAAACATcttcacaccaaaaaaaaaaaaaaaaaaccttttcacACCGAATGCAGTTGGTTTTCTATATTAGTATAGATTTAGCTCACATATTCTAGATTTTCTTTCCTACCAGAGTTCAACAATATCCCACCGAGTCTGGTTAGAGgaaattcaatattttattcatgTGACCTCTGACTGCACCGGTGCCAACTTAAGTTTATGTACTCTGCTTCTTAAGAAACAAGTACTGACATAAAATGTCAAAAAGGAGAAAAggctaaaatctaaaattatctAGCTGTAACAAACTGTAACCTCAACTACATGGTAATGGTTGCCTAGTTAGGATACTTGTTAATTCTGTTCATGTGGCATAATCACCCAAAATGATGCCACCTAAGGATTTTGTTGGCTATCTCTAAAGGGGTTATAATCAAGTAAAATAAGATAAACACACcagcaataatatttttttgtggaAAACCGGACAATAAAAtcgttccatttttttttaacttgctTTTACTGGCAGACATACACTATTTGGTTTGAGAGTCATCACAAATCAGGTATTACCACAACACACAATGATTTCACATGAAGATATAAAAAATGGTTCACTGCATTAAAGATTTGAAATATTATGGCAGAACAACCTCCGATGCTCTAAATGAAATGACTTGATATTtgcataaaaattaagaaatgtcTCCTCGAAGAATAAAATGCAGTATTATAAAAATGACGTCAACAGCAAGAAGAGAAACTACAAATGTGCAgagatttatgatttttattttggataaataataCACATAGCTTTGCCAATAAGGTGAGACCAAGGGAATCAATACCCTATGATATATCCACAAAATTCCAAACAGTCTAGTGAAGCACTCTGGAATCATGCAAGTTATGCAGTCCACAAGAAATGGTAGAACAGACATTATGATTTAACAGTGAAGGTTACATAATGAAAATGCCAGTTAAGTCGACTCAAACCAAGATGATGACAACATAACACTGCAGTAGCAGTAAACCATGAATTAACCAACCTGAAGTTTCCCAAGTTGTACCCTGTTCAtgttattatcatcatcatcagtgCTTATTTATTGaactacaaagtacaaaccaaAATCTAAAGCCAGCCTGATTGCCTAAAATATCCTCTAATCCATTTTTGAAACTCAAATGCCAACTCaacttccatctcctcatggaAAGCAACAGCTTGCTCCCTCATGTGTATTTTACAGAATTTAAAACTACCTCTTTGGTAGTAGGAATTTCCATTGAGCTTCTTTTCTCCGGTGATATCCATTTCTTTGAATTCTATAAATTTCCCAACTTAATGTTATATACCTGAAAAAACTCCCACTTAAATATTTTTCCCAAGTGCAACCACCAAAATATTTTACCTTCTCCATATCACATTGAGAGTCCCATTTGGAAATCGAAATTCTCAAGGGAACAAGCATTTAATAGTTTGGAGTTTAATTTCCAATAGTTCTGGAGTATAAATATTGATACGAACTTAAACTAGATGTTATTGAAAATGATAATTTGATCTGGGGGTGAGGGACACAACAAAGACATTTTCATCTTGGACTCATCACGTGAAAATTGAAGGAAGGTCATCTTGCAAGCTCATATACCTTGCACATAAGAATGAAATTCATCGTGTTGAAATCCCATGTTTGGATTAAGAGAGATGGGGGGAGAGGAGAGGACAGGAGAGCGgccaaatatataaaattatattatgacCACAAACCCCATATCCTCCTCTCTACCCATAAAAGTGAgtagtaaatttatttttcttcattgcaAAGTTCGACAAATGCTTGGTGAGTCTTGAATCTATGATCTCACCCTCCATCCCAGGGGCAGAGGAAGAGCCATCCAAGCTAAAAGCCCATTAGAAGAGAAACAAAATGTATTTAGACGAATAAAAGTGAAACCATTCACAGATAGAAATTACCTTCTCAGGCTACGACTCCTTGATCTCTGAGGTAACTATTATAATTAGAAAGAATAAGCAATGTAAGGTATCTAGTAGGAAGAATTCtcttttgaaacaaaaaataatagacACAAACCTTGTGTGGACTAGGTGATCCAAAGTAGGATGATGACCGCCCACGTCTTCCAACTAGTGCTCGACCTCTATTGTAAACAACACCCCCACAGAGAACGGCATGCTTAAGCTAAAAAGTAATACAAACTAACAGCACAAATCAAATTAACaaaggaaaatagcattttgcaAAACTCAACAACATAGTGAGCCTATTAcaaattagggaaaaaaaaagaaaaaagaaaaaaaaggggggggcaCGGAATGAAATTGAAGCCAACATAATATTGCAACTCGAGTTCAGAACCGACATAGTCTTTATGTAAGTTACAAAAATCAAGGTGACATCATAAGAACAACGGGCATGATAGAACTTATAAACAACACTAAATTGAAGACAGGTGGAGTCATAGAGTCTTGCCCTTACAAATACCAGTACTGTCAAACAAGATAATGATGATCCAAACATTTTATGGCTATGTTAAAACCTATACACATCCAATACCTTCTATCTGTCACCCAAGCCACATAGAGGGCTAAAAGAAATTACTTCAACCCACAATGAACAGCAATGTTTACAAGGCACCTCACAACCCATATTGAACAGCATTTCATACAGCACTACTACAATTTCTACCAAAATGTCCTCCGCTACAACCCACAAGTCCACCAACCATCTAGGCATCAACCACATGCACATCCCCACTACTTCTCACGTACGCATACAAAGAAATTTGCTGGCATACACACAAATGAAGCAATTCTACAAGTAACATCAGAGATCTGCAACTTTGAGgcccatattaaaaaaaaaaaattcataaacctTATTCCCATCCTACTGAAATAAatccaacatatatataaagcaaataAAAGAGAGCTGACACATTTCAGACAACTAGGAAACCAGATCAATCATGCTCAGGATTGGAAACAATTTAGAAAAGTTACCTCCATGGAGAAGCTGATCGAGAACGTGAGCAAGCAGTTGTACAAATAGGAGGAGTACACCTACGACCAATAGGAGACCTTCTAAGAGGACTACGAGCTCGTCTTGGAGGTGAACTGAACGAAAACAAAGGTCATATTCAAGATACAAGAAGataaacatataaacaaatGTATCCAAGAATGTGTGTGTATCACAAAATTAGTgtatattcagccaaaaaaaaaaatttagtatatgAATAAATCCCTATAGTTctgataatttatttatttattttggccCCAAAAAAGCCAAAGGAAAATataccattttatttatttatttatttattttccttttgtgataatttgatagttataatgagaaagagaagatttgaacttttttcGTTAGAAACACCAAAATAGGcctttttttttagccaaataacataattttaagaaacatttaataaaaaaaaataccatgcCAAACTTATTTaatgatgtaacattttttttttttgaactcgAGTTTGACAAACACTAGATTTCAAAAAAGtgctacataactaaataagtttggtCATGTgctatttagcaaaaaaaatttcctaaaataatgctatttagcaaatttttccCACTAAAATGTGTTAGTTgaattacaacttacaagtttCTTGACCACATACCAAGCTTAGATTATTGTTTACTTAATTATAAAGATATAAAGGTACGAACTGATAGGGAAAATCCTGTTGGAGTAAGGTCGTCTTCAAGGCCTAGTCTTCAATACTCTTCATTAAGATTGATTATTGTTAGACGTTTGCCTTCAGGATTTTGGGGGCTTTTGGGCTTTGCAACCTCAAATATGTCTTTCTCAATCTGTTTTGCACTTCAATTAACTGACTAATTTTCATCATCAATTAGCTAATTCACCAAAACTTTCACGTTAGCAAACCATTTGTTAGACGTATCTGAATATCTGCTTGTGCATTCTCAAGActaccttctttcttttttgggtgaagAATCATTTTGAGACTACTATTAATGAATGTTCAAGTTAATTTGGGGTGAAAAAATCTGGCTTCGATAAATGGTTTATGAATGATGTGGGTAGGTTTTAGATGTGTGTGAATTAAAGTTGGCTAGGAAAACTTAAGGTTGTTATTGATGaggggatatatatatatatatataggagattgATGTTGAGTTTCTATTTTAGGTTCAGCATGGTGTGatgtttttttgtgattggtggtTTACAATTTGGTTGAGTCATACAATTGGCAGTGGGTCTTGGTCAATCTTGAATGGTAGAGTGAATCATTAATTTGAGGGTGGGTAGTGGCTTATTAATGATAAGGCCAGGGTTTACAATTCTGTTTAGGATGCAGGTTGGTTAATTCATGAAATTGG includes the following:
- the LOC115987526 gene encoding uncharacterized protein LOC115987526 isoform X2, with product MDNNSFINVCILRETETSTLPVAVGRTKPKEENHRPLIYQTLLLYQRVHLQDELVVLLEGLLLVVGVLLLFVQLLAHVLDQLLHGGPLKEEAVATAAAVVRHCCLVMYDVMSRWY